TGGATATTGACTTTGATGCGTTGAAGGAATCAGGCTATAGACTTGTAATCTTTGATTTCGACAATACTCTTGAGCCCTGGGGAGCAAGTTCGATTTCAAAAGAGAAGCGGTTGCTTCTTAATAGAGTGGAGAGGTTAGGTATGGAGGTCGTTTTGATCTCAAATGGAAAGGCTGGTAGGCTAAGCAAGATCGATGATGAGCTGGATTCGATAAGAGTGATCAGTCGAGCTAGAAAACCTCTGACATTCAAGGTCAAACGTGCGCTTAGAGACTTTGATGTGCCATCGTACAAGACAGTAGTGGTTGGAGACCAGCTGTTCACAGATATTATCATGGGCAATCTTCTCGGGGCATATACAATAAAGGTCGAACCTATTTCGGAAAGAGAATTCTTCTGGACAAAGCTTGTAAGAAGAGTGGAAGGTCTTCTCCTAAGCAAAATGAGGAAGCATCCAGAGGTGGAGGCACTTGACAAATGAAATGTAGCGGGTGTGGTGTTGAGCTGCAGCATGAGGACCCGGCCGGTTTGGGATACATATCCGAGTCGGTGATGGAATCAAGGCTCCTTTCAGGAAAGGAGATCCTGTGTCGAAGATGCTTTCTCATGAAGCATTATAGTTCGCTGCCAGAGGGTAATATGGTTGCTCATTCGCTTGATAATATGAAGGAGTATCTCCGTCTCGCCCATGATGTAATCTATGTAATTGATATTTCAGACTTCGACGGAACTTTCAGGAGGGATATAGCGGACCTCCTGAAAGATCATTCTGTTCACTACATTCTGAACAAGATCGATCTACTTCCCAGAGAGGTTAAGGTGAATGAAATGAGAGACTGGGCCTCGGGCATTCTCAAGGCACCGGTGAGCAGAGTAAGGCCTGTCTCGGTTTTGGGGCAATATGGACTGAAATCGCTTTTCGCCTATCTGAAATCCAGTGCGAGTGAGTACGTTTCGGTAGGAGTTACCAACGTTGGGAAGTCCTCACTTCTGAACGGCTTGACGCGTTCCGAAGAGATAACTGTCAGTCGTTTTCCCGGAACAACTGTAGAGGTGACTTCGAGGACACTGTACAACTCTTCGGTTACCATTTACGATACTCCGGGAATCTTCACGGAAGACAGATTGACCGACCTTTTGAGCGTTGAAGACCAGAGCAGATTTCTTCCCCGCAAGAAGCTGGTCAGGTCGACCTTTCAATTCCACGAAACCCGAACCGTTTTTCTGAGTGGATTTGTGCGAATAGATGCGAAGAATGAGACCGATCCCGTAGGGATATTCCATACCTTTGTTCCGGAAAGTGTTTCAGTCCATGAGACTAACTCGAATACTGGGGTCGAGGAATGGGATAGATGGTTTGGAGGAATTTTGAAACCTCCTTTTTCTAGTTCTGCTAGGAGTGAGTATAAGTGGAAAAGAGAGAAATTCAGACTGAGAACCGGTCAGGAGCTTCACATTTGCGGCCTTGGCTGGATAAACGTCGCTAAAGGTCCAATAACACTTGTTCTTACTACTCTGGAAAGTGTAACTCTGAAAGTTAGAAAGGGACTTGTCGGTCCGAAAAAATTCAAGAAGTGAAGATAACTGGAGGTGTATTTTGTGAAACTGAAGCAACCGGCAATTAAGGCAGGCGTTTCAAATCGCCATCTTCATTTGAGTGCGGAAGACATCGAGAGACTCTTCGGCAAGGGTCATGAACTAACTCCTATAAAAGATCTCGGTCAACCCGGGCAGTACGCCTGTGATGAAAAGGTGATTCTTGTCGGTCCAAAGGGGGCAATTACGGGAGTAAGGGTACTGGGTCCTGCGAGAAAGGCCACTCAGATAGAGGTATCGAGAACCGACGCTTTTTCCCTGGGAATAAAGCCACCCATAAAGGATTCCGGTGACCACGCGGGTACTCCCGGCCTAACGATTGTCGGTCCTAAAGGAACTGTCGTTCTTGATTCCGGAGTGATGCTTGCCAAGAGGCATATTCACATGACACCCGAGGACGCCATGGTATATGGTGTGGAGGACAAGGAGATAGTAATGGTCTATGCCGAGGGCGCCGGAACGCGAAGAGTGATCTTCGACGACGTTCTGGTTAGAGTGCACTCAAGTTACGCTCTAGAATTCCATGTCGATGTGGATGAAGCAAATGCTGCAATACTGAACAACAACGATCCAGTGTTCATTATCGAGGAGTTGTAGTGGTCTATCTGGGGACGAGCGGCTACTCATTTCCAGACTGGGTGGGGACGGCATACCCTTCAGGGATCAGCTCTTCCCAGATGCTCAGATATTACCATTCAGTATGGAGATTCAGCTCCGTTGAACTGAATTTCACATATTATCGAATGCCATCTATCAAGACAATCACAGGCATCCTCAGGAAGATACCCGGAGAGATGACATTTGCAGTTAAGGCACCGGGACAGGCGACGCATGATCTATGGAAGGGAAATTCCGGAGAGTTGAGGAAAGTATCCGGTGAATTCTATCAGGCACTTCAACCCATGCGGGAAGAGGGCAGGCTGGGGCCGGTACTCTTCCAGTTCCCGTGGTCGTTCAAATTCAATGAGAGAAACAGGGAGTATATTGAAGAGATCGCTGCATCTTTCGACCCGAATAGTAATCTCCTGGCCTTCGAGTTCAGACACGATAGCTGGGCAAACGAAGCTGCCT
The Mesotoga sp. UBA6090 DNA segment above includes these coding regions:
- the pduL gene encoding phosphate propanoyltransferase yields the protein MKLKQPAIKAGVSNRHLHLSAEDIERLFGKGHELTPIKDLGQPGQYACDEKVILVGPKGAITGVRVLGPARKATQIEVSRTDAFSLGIKPPIKDSGDHAGTPGLTIVGPKGTVVLDSGVMLAKRHIHMTPEDAMVYGVEDKEIVMVYAEGAGTRRVIFDDVLVRVHSSYALEFHVDVDEANAAILNNNDPVFIIEEL
- a CDS encoding DUF72 domain-containing protein, translating into MVYLGTSGYSFPDWVGTAYPSGISSSQMLRYYHSVWRFSSVELNFTYYRMPSIKTITGILRKIPGEMTFAVKAPGQATHDLWKGNSGELRKVSGEFYQALQPMREEGRLGPVLFQFPWSFKFNERNREYIEEIAASFDPNSNLLAFEFRHDSWANEAAFEAVEEAGGIPVTVDEPTIGGLFPYIPRAGLRGAYFRFHGRNPDWFNSNGSERYNYDYSEDDLRSFAIDVLEFHKRDIPVFVFFNNCYMGRAVHNALLLRDLLGGA
- a CDS encoding GTPase, which encodes MKCSGCGVELQHEDPAGLGYISESVMESRLLSGKEILCRRCFLMKHYSSLPEGNMVAHSLDNMKEYLRLAHDVIYVIDISDFDGTFRRDIADLLKDHSVHYILNKIDLLPREVKVNEMRDWASGILKAPVSRVRPVSVLGQYGLKSLFAYLKSSASEYVSVGVTNVGKSSLLNGLTRSEEITVSRFPGTTVEVTSRTLYNSSVTIYDTPGIFTEDRLTDLLSVEDQSRFLPRKKLVRSTFQFHETRTVFLSGFVRIDAKNETDPVGIFHTFVPESVSVHETNSNTGVEEWDRWFGGILKPPFSSSARSEYKWKREKFRLRTGQELHICGLGWINVAKGPITLVLTTLESVTLKVRKGLVGPKKFKK